A window from Salmo trutta chromosome 29, fSalTru1.1, whole genome shotgun sequence encodes these proteins:
- the LOC115166791 gene encoding GDP-fucose transporter 1 isoform X1 has translation MISIMNRVQLKRSNILRMALAGSDSMDEGKGETFLLKAIKIGGVVALYWFISITMVFLNNYLLDSKDLDAPLFVTFYQCLVTVGLCYGMHLLSHLCPGVIDFPSVKFDLKVCRDVLPLSIVFIGMITFNNLCLKHVGVAFYTVGRSLSTVFNVLLSYVILKQTTSFYAILCCGIILGGFWLGVDQEGVAGSLSWTGVFFGVLASACVSLNAIFTKRVMPAVDGNIWKLSFYNNINACILFLPLILVFGEVGHLVHFSRLGDPTFWGMMTLGGVFGFAIGYVTGLQIKFTSPLTHNVSGTAKACAQTVIAVVYNQSSKSFLWWTSNLMVLGGSSAYTWVKGMEMKKVHIPQDESKEKLLGEKSDAGV, from the exons ATGATTTCAATCATGAACAGGGTGCAGTTGAAACGCTCGAACATCTTGAGAATGGCTCTAGCAGGCTCGGACTCCATGGATGAAGGAAAAGGCGAGACGTTTCTACTTAAAGCCATCAAAATAGGTGGTGTGGTGGCACTTTATTGGTTCATTTCAATAACCATGGTGTTCTTAAATAACTACTTGCTAGACAGTAAAGATTTGGACGCGCCGCTATTTGTGACATTTTACCAGTGCCTTGTGACTGTCGGACTGTGCTATGGCATGCACTTGCTGTCCCACTTATGTCCGGGTGTCATCGACTTCCCCTCCGTCAAGTTCGACCTAAAGGTATGCCGGGATGTTCTACCCCTGTCCATCGTGTTCATTGGAATGATAACCTTCAACAACCTGTGCCTGAAGCATGTAGGGGTGGCATTCTACACTGTCGGCAGGTCACTCAGCACGGTCTTCAACGTTCTACTCTCCTACGTGATCCTCAAGCAGACCACGTCCTTCTACGCCATCCTGTGTTGTGGAATTATTCTAG GTGGATTCTGGTTGGGCGTGGACCAGGAAGGTGTGGCGGGCTCCTTGTCGTGGACGGGTGTGTTTTTCGGTGTGCTGGCCAGCGCCTGCGTCTCCCTCAACGCCATCTTCACCAAGCGGGTCATGCCGGCGGTAGATGGAAACATCTGGAAGCTCTCCTTCTACAACAACATCAACGCCTGCATCCTCTTCCTCCCACTCATCCTCGTCTTCGGCGAGGTCGGCCACCTCGTCCATTTCAGCCGCCTGGGTGACCCCACGTTCTGGGGCATGATGACGCTGGGCGGCGTGTTCGGTTTCGCCATCGGCTATGTGACGGGCCTCCAAATCAAGTTCACGAGTCCGCTGACGCACAACGTGTCGGGGACGGCCAAGGCCTGCGCTCAGACCGTCATCGCTGTGGTCTATAACCAGTCCAGTAAAAGTTTCCTGTGGTGGACTAGTAACCTGATGGTCCTTGGTGGGTCTTCTGCCTACACCTGGGTCAAAGGCATGGAGATGAAGAAGGTCCATATTCCCCAGGATGAGTCCAAAGAGAAACTGCTAGGGGAGAAGAGTGATGCCGGGGTATAG
- the LOC115166791 gene encoding GDP-fucose transporter 1 isoform X2, producing MALAGSDSMDEGKGETFLLKAIKIGGVVALYWFISITMVFLNNYLLDSKDLDAPLFVTFYQCLVTVGLCYGMHLLSHLCPGVIDFPSVKFDLKVCRDVLPLSIVFIGMITFNNLCLKHVGVAFYTVGRSLSTVFNVLLSYVILKQTTSFYAILCCGIILGGFWLGVDQEGVAGSLSWTGVFFGVLASACVSLNAIFTKRVMPAVDGNIWKLSFYNNINACILFLPLILVFGEVGHLVHFSRLGDPTFWGMMTLGGVFGFAIGYVTGLQIKFTSPLTHNVSGTAKACAQTVIAVVYNQSSKSFLWWTSNLMVLGGSSAYTWVKGMEMKKVHIPQDESKEKLLGEKSDAGV from the exons ATGGCTCTAGCAGGCTCGGACTCCATGGATGAAGGAAAAGGCGAGACGTTTCTACTTAAAGCCATCAAAATAGGTGGTGTGGTGGCACTTTATTGGTTCATTTCAATAACCATGGTGTTCTTAAATAACTACTTGCTAGACAGTAAAGATTTGGACGCGCCGCTATTTGTGACATTTTACCAGTGCCTTGTGACTGTCGGACTGTGCTATGGCATGCACTTGCTGTCCCACTTATGTCCGGGTGTCATCGACTTCCCCTCCGTCAAGTTCGACCTAAAGGTATGCCGGGATGTTCTACCCCTGTCCATCGTGTTCATTGGAATGATAACCTTCAACAACCTGTGCCTGAAGCATGTAGGGGTGGCATTCTACACTGTCGGCAGGTCACTCAGCACGGTCTTCAACGTTCTACTCTCCTACGTGATCCTCAAGCAGACCACGTCCTTCTACGCCATCCTGTGTTGTGGAATTATTCTAG GTGGATTCTGGTTGGGCGTGGACCAGGAAGGTGTGGCGGGCTCCTTGTCGTGGACGGGTGTGTTTTTCGGTGTGCTGGCCAGCGCCTGCGTCTCCCTCAACGCCATCTTCACCAAGCGGGTCATGCCGGCGGTAGATGGAAACATCTGGAAGCTCTCCTTCTACAACAACATCAACGCCTGCATCCTCTTCCTCCCACTCATCCTCGTCTTCGGCGAGGTCGGCCACCTCGTCCATTTCAGCCGCCTGGGTGACCCCACGTTCTGGGGCATGATGACGCTGGGCGGCGTGTTCGGTTTCGCCATCGGCTATGTGACGGGCCTCCAAATCAAGTTCACGAGTCCGCTGACGCACAACGTGTCGGGGACGGCCAAGGCCTGCGCTCAGACCGTCATCGCTGTGGTCTATAACCAGTCCAGTAAAAGTTTCCTGTGGTGGACTAGTAACCTGATGGTCCTTGGTGGGTCTTCTGCCTACACCTGGGTCAAAGGCATGGAGATGAAGAAGGTCCATATTCCCCAGGATGAGTCCAAAGAGAAACTGCTAGGGGAGAAGAGTGATGCCGGGGTATAG